GAACCTCGGCATCGACGAGGACCCGGTGACGGGCAGCGCCCACACCGCCCTGGCGCCCTACTGGGCCGAGCGGCTCGGCCGCACCGCGCTCACCGGCCTCCAGGCCTCGCCCCGGGCCGGCCGGGTCCGTACCGAACTGTGCGGCGAGCGCACCCTGCTGAGCGGCCGCGCGGTCACGGTCATCGAGGGCGAGCTGCTCGCCTGAGCGCTGTCCGGCGGGGAGGTGCGGGCCGGCTCACGCCGTCGGCAGCCACCCCACCTTTCCCGCCAGCAGCGCGTATCCCACGAAGGCCCCGATGTCGAGCAGGGAGTGCGCCACCACCAGGGGGCCCACCCGACCCCAGCGCCGGTAGAGACAGACGAACACCACGCCCATCACCATGTTGCCGATGAAGCCGCCGATGCCCTGGTAGAGGTGGTACGAGCCGCGCAGCACGGAGCTGGCCACGAGCGCGGTGCCCGGCGTCCAGCCCAACTGGCCCAGCCGGCGCAGCAGATAGCCGACGACGATGACCTCTTCGAGGATCGCGTTCTGCATCGCGGACATGATCAGCACCGGGTACTTCCACCACACGTCCGGCAGCGCCTCCGGCACCACCGTGAGGTTGAAGCCGAGGCCGCGTGCCGCCAGGTAGAAGGCGATGCCGGTGCTACCGATCACCGCCGCGATCGCCGCCCCGCGACCGAGGTCCGGCCAGGGCCGGGTGCGGTCGAAGCCCAGGGTGCGCAGTCCCTGTCCCTCGCGCAGCAGGAAGTGCGCGACGAGGGCCACCGGGACGAGCGCCGAGGCGATCCCGAACAGCTGCCAGGCGAGATCGAGCCATGGACGGCCGGGCGCGGCCGAGGCGTTGAGGGTCGCCGCCTGGTCCTTCAAGCCGCCCGGCTTGGTGACCGATCCGACAAAACTGATCAGGGCGGACACCCCGCTCGCACCGAGCGAAACCCCCAGAACGAGCAGTGTCTCGTCGCGGAAAATCCGTCGCGAGAGCTGCTCCCGCGGAAAAGAATCAGCCACCTACCCTGCCTCCACCTGCACACTTGCCTCCAGTTGCGTGAACCCGCCGCATCCCCACCCCTGCCTCGCCAGGGTCTCGAAAGAAGTTACGAAGATCGTGCGTGACAGGCCGTCGGGGGACGGGCGCCGTACGGGGCGTACCTCCCCTTCGCAGGCCGTGCGGCGGAAATCCGCCACGGGGCCGGCAGGGAGGGGCACCACCGTCATGGGACGTCACAGCTTGCCCGATCAGTACGGGGCGGGCGGCAGCGCCCCCCGTCCTCGGCTCCGCCGCCGCACCGTGGCCGTCGCGACCGCCCTCGTCCTCACGATCGCCGGGGCGCCGCGGCCGCCGTGCGCAGCGGCCTGCTCTCCTTCGGCTCGGCCTGCCGCGACCACCTCGTACGGCTGACGGTGGCCGCCTCCCCGGACGTGGCCCCGGCGCTCACGGTCGCGGCGAAGCAGGCCAAGGACAGCGGCCTCACCTCCGACGGACAGTGCCTCGCGGTCGGCGTCACGGCGCGTGAGTCGTCCAAGGTCGCCGCGACGCCGACGGTGGGCAAGGACCCGAGACCCCCGCCCGCCACCGCCCCACCCAGGGACGCGGAAACCGACCCGGACCGAATCCCCACCCGCCACCGCCCCACCCAGGGACGCGGGGAACTGCGCGACCAGCCCCCACCGCCCCGCAGCCGGCGAACCACCGAAAGCCCCAGAACCTCCTGAACCTCACCCCAAGGACGCAGGCTCGGGCAACCCCACGGGCCACGTATGCACCGGCTCCCCGAGATGCATCAGCTCCGCGTACCGCCGCGTGGTCGCCGCCAGCGCCGCGTCCCGTGACAACCCGGCCTCCACCGCCCGGTGGAACGTCGCCACCTGCCAGGTCGCCCCGTTGGTCCGCCGCCGGCACCGTTCCTCGATGACCCCCAGATAGAAATCACGATCGGCGGGCTCCACCCCCCACCCGTCCAGCCCGGCCTCCGCCAGCGGCAGCAGCTCGTCCCGTACGAGACTCACCGCGTCCACCTCGGCCACGCCGCCCAGCCGCCCCCGCCGCGGCCACTGGAGCCGCGCGTCGATCCCGTACCGGCAGGCCGCGTCGAAGTTGGCCTCGGCCGCCTCGAACGGCAGCCGGGACCACACCGGTCGGGACTCCTCCGCCAGGGCCCGGACCACGCCGTAGTAGAAGGCCGCGTTGGCGACCACGTCGGTCACGGTCGGCCCGGCGGGCAGGACACGGTTCTCCACCCGCAGGTGCGGGACGCCGTCGGCGATGCCGTAGACGGGCCGGTTCCAGCGGTAGACCGTACCGTTGTGCAGGACGAGCTCGGCGAGCGAGGGCACCCCGCCCGCGTCCAGGACCTCCAGCGGGTCCTCCTCGTCGCAGATGGGCAGCAGCGGCGGGAAGAACCGCAGGTTCTCCTCGAACAGCTCGTACGCCGAACTGATCCACCGCTCCCCGAACCATGTCCGCGGCCGTACGCCCTGTGCCTGGAGCTCCGGTGGCCGGGTGTCGGTGGCCTGCTGGAACAGCGGGGGCCGCGACTCCCGCCACAGCTCGTGGCCGAACAGGAAGGGCGAGTTGGCGCCGACGGCGATCTGCGCGGCGGTGACCGCCTGCGCGGCGTTCCACACCGCGGCGAAGCGGGCCGGCGTGACCTGGAGGTGCAGCTGCACGGAGGTGCAGGCCGCCTCCGGCACGATCGACTTCGAGGTGCACGACAGCCGCTCGACCCCTTCGATCTCGAGAGCGAAGTCCTCTCCCCTGGCGGCCACGATCTGGTCGTTGAGGAGGGTGTAGCGGTCGACCTCGGAAAGGTTCGACGAGACCAGGTCGTCCCGGTCGAGCGTGGGCAGAATACCGATCATCACGATACCGGCGTCGACCTCGCTCGCCTTTCGATGGGCATATGCCAGTGACGTACGGAGTTCTTCGGCGAGCCGGTCGAATACCCGGCCACCCAAACGATGTGGGGCTATGTTCACTTCCAGATTGAACATGGCGAGTTCTGTTTGGAAATCTCGGCTCGCGATCCTCTCCAGC
The sequence above is a segment of the Streptomyces asoensis genome. Coding sequences within it:
- a CDS encoding CPBP family intramembrane glutamic endopeptidase, producing the protein MADSFPREQLSRRIFRDETLLVLGVSLGASGVSALISFVGSVTKPGGLKDQAATLNASAAPGRPWLDLAWQLFGIASALVPVALVAHFLLREGQGLRTLGFDRTRPWPDLGRGAAIAAVIGSTGIAFYLAARGLGFNLTVVPEALPDVWWKYPVLIMSAMQNAILEEVIVVGYLLRRLGQLGWTPGTALVASSVLRGSYHLYQGIGGFIGNMVMGVVFVCLYRRWGRVGPLVVAHSLLDIGAFVGYALLAGKVGWLPTA
- a CDS encoding glutamate-cysteine ligase family protein: MGEKVVAGAFDLSDRQHYRDKLRRCLTGLERLLAQKRFDRPKNLMGLEIELNLAGADGQPRMLNGQVLERIASRDFQTELAMFNLEVNIAPHRLGGRVFDRLAEELRTSLAYAHRKASEVDAGIVMIGILPTLDRDDLVSSNLSEVDRYTLLNDQIVAARGEDFALEIEGVERLSCTSKSIVPEAACTSVQLHLQVTPARFAAVWNAAQAVTAAQIAVGANSPFLFGHELWRESRPPLFQQATDTRPPELQAQGVRPRTWFGERWISSAYELFEENLRFFPPLLPICDEEDPLEVLDAGGVPSLAELVLHNGTVYRWNRPVYGIADGVPHLRVENRVLPAGPTVTDVVANAAFYYGVVRALAEESRPVWSRLPFEAAEANFDAACRYGIDARLQWPRRGRLGGVAEVDAVSLVRDELLPLAEAGLDGWGVEPADRDFYLGVIEERCRRRTNGATWQVATFHRAVEAGLSRDAALAATTRRYAELMHLGEPVHTWPVGLPEPASLG